The following proteins come from a genomic window of Nautilia profundicola AmH:
- a CDS encoding sensor histidine kinase, whose protein sequence is MNFKFLDKLGFFAKTKLLIFVILFSMITIIVLSQYSIFTFKNDIDTLFQKRTVPVVKLENIKDLYKINVYETINQYNNNEINLKQAKEVISLAKELIEKEWKCYLDKQMPTKGFEALVIKNILKLKKRINEQIETFLKTSKVDFKELKNNINTINIYLSDIINSNIKKAIEQKNKTDKRFSFVIKASVMSIVVVFVFSITLMILIVENFKKVHIELEENVREKTKELEEINKNLEKRIKKAVEENRRKDKIMFQQSKLAAMGEMLQNIAHQWRQPLGSISLILQSIKLKNEMNKLTPEYIDKKTDEALILADNMSKTIDDFKNFFRPDKTKKTLSIKKCICHSKQLISHMLEKFNIKIDVKIKEDVKILGYKNELSHVCLNILNNAIDSLKNSSIENKKILIVVKKEKKGIIISIIDNGGGIKEEYLEKIFEPYFTTKLKDKGSGIGLYMAKQIIEEHMGGKIKALNIKHKMGTDIMYNCAMFEITLPIKDVDEKL, encoded by the coding sequence ATGAATTTTAAATTTTTAGATAAATTAGGGTTTTTTGCAAAAACAAAATTATTAATTTTTGTAATACTCTTTTCAATGATAACAATAATTGTGCTTTCGCAATATTCCATATTTACTTTTAAAAACGATATCGATACGCTTTTTCAAAAAAGAACCGTTCCTGTCGTAAAACTTGAAAATATAAAAGACCTTTATAAAATAAATGTTTATGAAACTATCAATCAATACAACAATAATGAAATAAATCTTAAACAAGCAAAAGAGGTTATATCTCTTGCAAAAGAATTAATTGAAAAAGAATGGAAATGTTATTTGGATAAACAAATGCCTACAAAAGGCTTCGAAGCTTTGGTAATAAAAAATATATTAAAATTAAAAAAACGTATAAATGAACAGATTGAAACGTTTTTAAAAACTTCCAAGGTTGATTTTAAGGAATTAAAAAACAATATTAATACTATAAATATTTATCTTTCAGATATTATTAATTCAAATATTAAAAAAGCTATCGAGCAGAAAAATAAAACCGATAAAAGGTTTTCATTTGTTATAAAAGCTTCTGTAATGAGTATTGTTGTAGTGTTTGTGTTTAGTATAACACTTATGATTTTAATTGTTGAAAACTTTAAAAAAGTACATATAGAACTTGAAGAGAATGTAAGGGAAAAAACTAAAGAATTAGAAGAAATAAATAAAAACCTTGAAAAAAGAATTAAAAAAGCGGTTGAGGAAAACCGACGTAAAGATAAAATCATGTTTCAGCAGAGTAAACTTGCAGCCATGGGGGAAATGCTGCAAAATATTGCTCATCAGTGGAGACAGCCTCTTGGCAGTATTTCTCTTATACTGCAATCAATAAAACTCAAAAACGAAATGAATAAGCTGACTCCCGAATATATTGACAAAAAAACCGATGAGGCTCTTATACTTGCAGATAACATGTCTAAAACAATAGATGATTTTAAAAATTTTTTCAGGCCGGACAAAACAAAGAAAACTTTAAGTATTAAAAAATGTATATGCCATTCTAAACAGCTTATTTCTCACATGCTTGAAAAATTTAATATAAAAATTGATGTTAAGATAAAAGAAGATGTAAAAATTTTAGGGTATAAAAATGAGCTTTCCCATGTTTGTCTGAATATTTTAAATAATGCAATCGATTCGTTAAAGAATAGCAGCATTGAAAATAAAAAAATACTGATTGTAGTTAAAAAAGAAAAAAAGGGTATAATTATCAGTATAATAGATAACGGGGGAGGAATAAAAGAGGAATATTTGGAAAAAATTTTCGAACCGTATTTTACAACTAAGTTAAAAGATAAAGGTAGTGGAATAGGACTTTATATGGCCAAACAGATTATTGAAGAACATATGGGAGGAAAAATTAAAGCTCTTAATATTAAACATAAAATGGGAACGGATATTATGTATAATTGCGCAATGTTTGAGATAACGCTTCCGATAAAGGATGTAGATGAAAAATTATGA
- a CDS encoding ABC transporter substrate-binding protein, whose product MKKILTFLLLIFVLIVYILNNAKKEYLIGSSLPLKGIMNEMGNSVKLGTEVSFKIYGDGFEKKIKYVFLDDKYEPKLTKENIKTLYKKGVFLLYGIVGTPTVKEILPFLNDNSIFLYAPFTGAEFLRRNKYVINFRASYKDEIKKIINYLIKRKITKIAVFYQNDEYGNEIYYHTYEVLKNKNLTLSAVGTYKRNTFFITSALNEISHNKPQAIIMGSTSKVSAMFIEKYRKIDPNAVFCTISFVNPDSLVKLLKKTDNIIFSEVVPYYNDPSIKEAVLFKEDLKKLFPNQQPSFFAFEAYLANKILLRAFERLTFPYSPSHLVNIIKNTPKNFLKGISIKYKNNQLLNKTYLFEYNNHSFKELR is encoded by the coding sequence GTGAAAAAAATATTAACTTTTTTACTTCTAATATTCGTATTAATCGTTTATATATTGAACAATGCAAAAAAAGAATATTTAATAGGTTCTTCTTTACCTTTAAAAGGTATAATGAATGAAATGGGTAATTCCGTAAAATTGGGAACAGAAGTCAGTTTTAAAATTTATGGAGATGGCTTTGAAAAGAAAATAAAATATGTTTTTTTAGATGATAAATATGAACCTAAACTTACGAAAGAAAATATAAAAACACTTTATAAAAAAGGAGTTTTTTTATTATACGGTATAGTCGGAACACCTACGGTAAAAGAAATTTTACCTTTTTTGAATGATAATTCAATTTTTTTATATGCCCCGTTTACAGGAGCTGAATTCTTAAGAAGAAACAAGTATGTTATTAATTTCCGTGCGTCATACAAAGATGAAATAAAAAAAATAATCAATTATTTAATTAAACGTAAAATAACCAAAATTGCTGTTTTTTATCAAAATGACGAATACGGTAATGAAATTTATTATCATACGTATGAAGTACTTAAAAATAAAAATCTAACTTTATCAGCTGTGGGAACGTACAAAAGAAATACTTTTTTTATTACATCCGCACTTAACGAAATCTCACATAACAAACCTCAGGCGATTATTATGGGTAGTACTTCAAAAGTAAGTGCAATGTTTATAGAAAAATACAGAAAAATTGACCCTAATGCAGTTTTTTGCACGATATCATTTGTTAATCCCGATAGTTTGGTTAAACTTCTTAAAAAGACAGATAATATAATTTTTTCAGAAGTTGTTCCATATTATAATGATCCTTCAATAAAAGAAGCGGTTTTGTTCAAAGAAGATTTGAAAAAACTTTTTCCAAATCAACAGCCGTCTTTTTTTGCTTTTGAAGCATACTTGGCCAATAAAATTTTATTAAGGGCTTTTGAAAGATTAACTTTTCCATATTCTCCTTCTCATTTAGTAAATATAATTAAAAACACACCGAAAAATTTTTTAAAAGGAATAAGCATCAAATATAAAAATAACCAGCTTTTAAATAAAACGTATCTTTTTGAATACAACAATCATTCGTTTAAAGAGTTGAGATGA
- a CDS encoding 4Fe-4S binding protein: protein MYDYVYYSKDLDFPLPENITHLREKTSKAIISNSREIECEIYAPEINFYINNSKDTVLNKINALEKLYEIRSIKFDNAKYNEYQKEIGNKVLIIGSKNQAEQINTENFEVYYALPEWIEDIKGTIGNLEFKINKNGENINLTVDQALWFNAPEIAYKQRGIIDPIDIGIEKTHEILNKRAGIYNYRNYITYDINLCQYNGRVLKETCGNCVDVCPTNAILKIDEEKKLLFSHIDCDGCGGCVSVCPSGALDFSAVPRETFYEIAKFFKGHIPLIIPENLIEVLDIELKEHVLPLAVEGAKFLDETHFLTLFQESASQIVFYTDRLSKGEKEAIRLINEISIRKYKKEAVLLAQNINELKKALEKAQIVPEASYTTNTHNLKKRENFAIRLSHIVENDDLGVIDLSENKYIHYGKIEIEEDKCTLCMGCVSVCNAGALTAHPEDNSLKFDAGVCTDCGYCEIACPEKCINVIYDSLELNPEYFGQKTMAKDEPFHCIMCGKPFAPKKSIEKIASILLPMFTDETKRKSIYCCEECKAKLVFNDYLERKLNAK from the coding sequence ATGTACGACTATGTATATTATTCCAAAGATTTAGATTTTCCACTGCCGGAAAACATAACCCACCTTAGAGAAAAAACCTCAAAAGCTATTATATCCAACTCCAGAGAAATTGAATGTGAAATCTATGCCCCTGAAATAAACTTTTATATAAACAATTCAAAAGACACTGTTTTAAATAAGATTAATGCTTTAGAAAAACTATATGAAATAAGAAGTATCAAATTCGACAATGCAAAATATAACGAATACCAAAAAGAAATAGGTAATAAAGTGCTTATTATAGGCTCAAAAAATCAAGCCGAGCAGATAAATACCGAAAACTTTGAAGTTTATTACGCATTGCCGGAATGGATAGAAGATATTAAAGGCACAATCGGAAACCTTGAATTTAAAATAAACAAAAACGGTGAAAATATTAATTTAACGGTTGATCAGGCTCTCTGGTTTAATGCTCCAGAAATTGCATATAAACAAAGAGGAATTATAGATCCTATCGATATCGGAATTGAAAAAACCCACGAAATACTAAATAAAAGAGCAGGAATATACAACTACCGAAACTACATAACCTATGATATTAACCTGTGTCAGTACAACGGACGGGTTTTAAAAGAAACCTGCGGCAACTGCGTAGATGTATGCCCTACCAATGCAATACTCAAAATCGATGAAGAAAAAAAATTGCTTTTTTCCCATATAGACTGTGACGGATGCGGAGGATGTGTAAGCGTATGCCCAAGCGGCGCACTGGATTTCAGTGCAGTTCCAAGAGAGACATTTTACGAAATTGCGAAATTTTTTAAAGGACATATTCCTCTGATTATTCCAGAAAACTTAATAGAAGTCTTAGATATAGAATTAAAAGAACACGTACTTCCTCTGGCGGTTGAAGGAGCTAAATTTTTAGATGAAACGCATTTTTTAACTCTTTTTCAAGAGAGTGCTTCTCAGATTGTTTTTTATACCGACAGACTTTCAAAAGGAGAAAAAGAGGCAATCAGACTCATAAATGAAATAAGTATAAGAAAATATAAAAAAGAAGCCGTTTTACTTGCCCAAAACATAAATGAGCTTAAAAAAGCCCTTGAAAAAGCACAGATTGTACCTGAAGCATCTTATACTACAAACACTCACAATCTTAAAAAAAGAGAAAACTTCGCAATAAGACTTTCTCATATAGTCGAAAATGATGATTTGGGAGTAATAGATTTAAGTGAAAACAAATACATCCATTACGGCAAAATAGAAATCGAAGAAGACAAATGCACCCTTTGTATGGGCTGTGTAAGTGTATGTAACGCAGGAGCCCTTACCGCTCATCCTGAGGATAACTCACTTAAGTTTGATGCGGGAGTATGTACGGACTGCGGATACTGCGAAATAGCATGTCCCGAAAAATGCATTAACGTAATCTACGACAGTCTCGAGCTAAACCCAGAGTATTTCGGACAGAAAACCATGGCAAAAGACGAACCGTTTCACTGCATAATGTGCGGCAAACCATTCGCTCCTAAAAAATCCATAGAAAAAATAGCATCAATCCTGCTTCCGATGTTTACGGATGAAACAAAAAGAAAATCAATCTACTGCTGTGAGGAGTGTAAAGCAAAACTCGTCTTTAATGACTACCTCGAAAGGAAATTAAATGCAAAATAG
- a CDS encoding TorD/DmsD family molecular chaperone, with translation MQNREINEGRAFYYGFFSKLFTFTYDKERFAGVKEAAEILHNYALEENSKKALEHFLQNYNEQKLAEEFDEIFYDLSQDPVPTTASFYDEEIENGKMKVKMVDIVLGSKFRKNEEYKDSEDDIGFIFPFMQYLILEKLNGDEKSEWLEGKTFDVLNTFIDDFAENVYMHQASNLYKDIAVVLKAFVESERIFLEKPKPVIEKIKKEVCEVCIADEEAALRKKRKKKESENLVCNLEEGGDVEDEV, from the coding sequence ATGCAAAATAGGGAAATTAACGAAGGAAGGGCTTTTTATTACGGTTTTTTTTCAAAACTTTTTACGTTTACTTATGATAAGGAGAGATTTGCGGGTGTAAAAGAAGCAGCTGAAATTTTACACAACTACGCACTTGAAGAAAATTCAAAAAAAGCGCTTGAACACTTCTTGCAAAATTATAACGAACAAAAACTTGCAGAAGAGTTTGACGAAATATTTTACGACCTCTCCCAAGACCCGGTCCCCACAACCGCTTCATTTTATGATGAAGAAATAGAAAACGGCAAAATGAAAGTAAAAATGGTGGATATTGTTCTCGGGTCAAAATTTAGAAAAAACGAAGAGTATAAAGATAGTGAAGATGATATCGGTTTCATTTTTCCTTTTATGCAGTATCTAATTTTAGAAAAACTAAACGGCGATGAAAAATCAGAATGGCTTGAGGGTAAAACGTTTGACGTACTCAATACCTTCATAGACGATTTTGCAGAAAACGTCTATATGCACCAAGCATCAAATCTTTATAAAGATATCGCCGTGGTTTTAAAAGCGTTTGTTGAGAGTGAGAGAATCTTCCTTGAAAAACCGAAACCGGTTATAGAAAAAATAAAAAAAGAAGTATGTGAAGTTTGCATTGCCGATGAAGAAGCCGCACTTAGAAAAAAACGTAAGAAAAAAGAGAGCGAAAACCTCGTATGTAACCTTGAAGAAGGCGGAGACGTTGAGGATGAAGTTTAA
- a CDS encoding twin-arginine translocation signal domain-containing protein, giving the protein MKRRSFLKGALGIGALSVASSTLIFAKSEQPEYDNGVVIGHSPKKEILYKKTKNWEIYYKNAI; this is encoded by the coding sequence ATGAAAAGAAGAAGTTTCCTTAAAGGGGCTCTTGGAATAGGAGCACTGAGTGTCGCTTCTTCAACACTGATCTTTGCCAAATCCGAACAACCGGAATATGACAACGGTGTAGTAATAGGACACTCACCTAAAAAAGAGATTCTTTACAAAAAAACCAAAAATTGGGAAATTTATTACAAAAATGCCATTTAA
- a CDS encoding formate dehydrogenase subunit alpha, producing MSSLEKMNPKVGRRAFLKMAALSGVAGATMLSAAPAVRDATDDEIKDPYPGSKKVKTVCTTCSVGCGIIAEVHNGVWVRQEVAQDHPISHGSHCCKGIDSIDYIRTEKRVKHPLKKVNGKWKRISWDEAINEISEKMLQIRRENGPDAAMFLGSAKMSTEQAYYFRKFAAMWGTNNIDHQARIUHSATVAGVANTWGYGAMTNHLGDIQNSKAIIIFGANPAVNHPVGFKHILKAKERNNALLIVIDPRYTKTAAKADIYAKIRPGTDIPFMYGMLHLIFKHGWHDPDYIKNRVFGMDHVIEEAKKWTPEKVEDVTGVPASLVYKIARAYATSKPGTLLWAMGLTQHSIGSSNTRMAPILQLALGNMGKFGGGCNILRGHDNVQGATDMCCLSHTLPGYYGLSEGSWKYFAHNWGVDFDWLQKRFAAKKWMHTKGFTLAKWWQGVLQEEKTYSDAPIRALWVQGNGITSISQQAKVQQALDKLDLLVIAEPFANEAAVITNKKDGVYILPTASQFECEGSVTATNRTAQWRSKVVDPLYESKTDEEIMFIFAKKFGFYDEFVRGMMMGVKNGKAVKVKDTFKWPEDATSEIARIIKTIGLTGWTPERLKKHQQNWHMFDEVTLKGIGPMKGEYYGLPWPCWTETHSGSPVLYNIDIPVNEGGMGFRARFGTEYKGESLLAGPRATIKGAKVRGGYPELTKDNIEKVLGIKLSPKEKEIMGKNWKVDLSGLIAKYALEAGVAPYGNAKARAYVWTFPDKIPLHREPLHTPRFDLAKKYPTYPDKKNQYRVDTKFASIQKTDWSKEFPIILTTGRLVMYSGAGIIERNSKYLAALQPEMFADINPELAYKHGISDGDMIWVHAPEGTKIKVKARFTYSVAPDRIFLPFHYAGFMQGEDLRGNYPEGLVPYATGEAANTVTNYGYDIVTQIPETKAGLVRIEKA from the coding sequence ATGAGCTCACTTGAAAAAATGAATCCGAAAGTGGGTAGAAGGGCCTTTTTGAAAATGGCGGCACTCTCAGGAGTAGCAGGTGCAACAATGCTAAGCGCGGCACCGGCTGTGAGAGACGCCACCGATGACGAAATAAAAGACCCTTACCCAGGAAGTAAAAAAGTTAAAACAGTGTGCACTACCTGTTCGGTAGGCTGTGGAATTATAGCAGAAGTTCACAACGGCGTATGGGTAAGACAGGAAGTTGCACAAGATCATCCTATCAGCCACGGAAGCCACTGCTGTAAAGGTATAGACTCAATAGATTACATAAGAACGGAAAAAAGGGTTAAACACCCTCTTAAAAAAGTTAACGGAAAATGGAAAAGAATAAGCTGGGATGAAGCAATTAACGAAATCAGCGAAAAAATGCTTCAGATAAGACGTGAAAACGGACCTGATGCTGCAATGTTTTTAGGAAGTGCTAAAATGAGCACAGAACAGGCATATTATTTCAGAAAATTTGCAGCAATGTGGGGTACTAACAATATAGATCACCAAGCACGGATCTGACATAGCGCAACAGTCGCGGGGGTCGCGAATACATGGGGTTACGGCGCAATGACAAACCACCTTGGAGATATCCAAAACTCAAAAGCAATTATAATCTTCGGTGCAAATCCGGCGGTTAACCATCCTGTAGGATTTAAACATATCTTAAAAGCAAAAGAAAGAAACAACGCTTTACTGATTGTAATAGATCCAAGATATACAAAAACAGCGGCAAAAGCTGATATTTACGCAAAAATAAGACCGGGAACCGATATTCCGTTTATGTACGGAATGCTGCATTTAATCTTCAAACACGGATGGCATGATCCCGATTACATCAAAAATAGAGTATTCGGAATGGATCATGTAATCGAAGAAGCCAAAAAATGGACTCCTGAAAAAGTCGAAGACGTAACAGGTGTACCTGCAAGTCTTGTATATAAAATTGCAAGAGCTTACGCTACAAGCAAACCGGGTACTCTTCTTTGGGCAATGGGACTAACTCAACATTCAATCGGTTCATCCAATACAAGAATGGCTCCTATACTTCAGTTGGCACTTGGAAATATGGGTAAATTCGGTGGAGGATGTAACATCTTAAGAGGTCATGACAACGTTCAGGGTGCTACAGATATGTGCTGTCTGTCACATACACTGCCAGGATATTACGGTTTGAGCGAAGGCAGCTGGAAATATTTTGCACATAACTGGGGAGTTGATTTTGACTGGCTTCAAAAAAGATTTGCAGCCAAAAAATGGATGCATACCAAAGGCTTTACACTTGCCAAATGGTGGCAGGGAGTACTGCAGGAAGAAAAAACCTATTCAGACGCACCGATTAGAGCGTTATGGGTTCAGGGTAACGGTATTACATCCATTTCCCAACAGGCAAAAGTACAACAGGCACTTGATAAACTGGATCTTTTAGTAATTGCCGAACCGTTTGCAAACGAAGCTGCGGTAATTACAAACAAAAAAGACGGCGTATACATTCTTCCGACTGCAAGCCAGTTTGAATGCGAAGGAAGCGTTACGGCTACAAACAGAACGGCTCAGTGGAGAAGCAAAGTCGTGGATCCTTTATATGAAAGCAAAACAGATGAAGAGATCATGTTTATCTTTGCCAAAAAATTCGGCTTTTACGATGAATTCGTAAGAGGTATGATGATGGGCGTCAAAAACGGAAAAGCCGTAAAAGTAAAAGACACTTTCAAATGGCCAGAAGACGCTACAAGTGAAATAGCAAGAATCATCAAAACAATAGGACTTACCGGATGGACACCTGAGAGACTTAAAAAACATCAGCAAAACTGGCATATGTTTGATGAGGTGACTCTTAAAGGTATAGGACCTATGAAAGGCGAATATTACGGACTTCCATGGCCATGCTGGACTGAAACCCACAGCGGAAGCCCGGTACTTTACAACATTGACATACCTGTAAACGAAGGCGGTATGGGATTTAGAGCAAGATTCGGTACCGAATACAAAGGTGAAAGTCTGCTTGCCGGTCCAAGAGCTACAATTAAAGGTGCTAAAGTAAGAGGCGGATATCCTGAACTTACAAAAGACAACATCGAAAAAGTTTTAGGAATTAAACTAAGCCCGAAAGAAAAAGAAATTATGGGTAAAAACTGGAAAGTGGATTTAAGCGGACTTATTGCAAAATATGCTCTTGAGGCGGGTGTGGCACCTTACGGTAACGCAAAAGCCAGAGCATACGTATGGACATTCCCTGATAAAATTCCTCTTCACAGAGAACCGCTCCATACACCAAGATTCGATCTGGCTAAAAAATATCCGACTTATCCTGACAAAAAAAATCAATACAGGGTTGATACAAAATTCGCATCAATCCAAAAAACAGACTGGTCAAAAGAATTCCCGATTATTCTCACAACCGGACGTCTTGTTATGTACAGCGGTGCGGGAATAATTGAAAGAAACAGCAAATATCTTGCGGCTTTACAGCCTGAAATGTTTGCGGACATCAATCCTGAACTTGCTTACAAACACGGCATCAGTGACGGTGATATGATCTGGGTTCACGCACCTGAGGGTACGAAAATCAAAGTGAAAGCAAGATTTACCTATTCAGTGGCACCGGACAGAATATTCTTACCTTTCCATTATGCAGGATTTATGCAAGGAGAGGATTTAAGAGGAAATTATCCTGAAGGTCTTGTACCGTATGCTACAGGCGAAGCGGCAAATACCGTTACAAACTACGGATACGATATCGTTACCCAGATTCCTGAAACAAAAGCGGGCTTAGTCCGTATTGAAAAAGCGTAA
- the fdh3B gene encoding formate dehydrogenase FDH3 subunit beta, whose amino-acid sequence MYEYARMKFYCDEDRCIECNACTVACAEAHELPVGIHRRKVITLNEGIEGKEFSTSIACMHCTDAPCAQVCPVDCFYIREDGIVLHDKDKCIGCGYCLYACPFGAPQFPRDGAFGVRGVMDKCTMCAGGPAPTNSIEEFELYGQNRIAEGKVPMCAAVCSTNALIVGDADSVAEIKRARDAAKGKGPMTPYGWDVAYK is encoded by the coding sequence ATGTATGAATATGCAAGAATGAAATTTTACTGTGACGAAGACAGATGTATCGAGTGTAACGCCTGTACGGTAGCCTGTGCGGAAGCGCACGAGCTACCTGTGGGTATTCACAGAAGAAAAGTTATTACGCTTAACGAAGGAATCGAGGGTAAGGAATTTTCAACTTCAATCGCCTGTATGCACTGTACCGATGCGCCTTGCGCTCAGGTATGTCCGGTTGACTGTTTTTATATTAGAGAAGACGGCATCGTACTTCACGACAAAGATAAATGTATCGGATGCGGATACTGCCTCTACGCCTGTCCTTTCGGAGCTCCTCAGTTCCCAAGAGACGGAGCGTTTGGAGTTAGGGGTGTTATGGATAAATGTACAATGTGTGCGGGAGGTCCGGCTCCAACAAATTCTATTGAAGAATTTGAACTTTACGGACAAAACAGAATCGCGGAAGGCAAAGTGCCTATGTGTGCAGCTGTTTGTTCCACCAACGCACTTATTGTAGGTGACGCCGATAGTGTAGCCGAAATCAAAAGAGCAAGAGACGCAGCCAAAGGTAAAGGCCCTATGACACCTTACGGTTGGGACGTAGCCTACAAATAA
- a CDS encoding formate dehydrogenase subunit gamma, with product MKKLLPLIGIFAFAGNVHLAEPNLAPVNKGSTLISPQMIEAIPAWRNYGELFLYLQTHWVKLLFLIILIAVPTVFLLHYLIIGPKKFSHEGRKFLVFPSWQRIIHWIAALGFVLIIPTGIMIIYAKLFGGGTPVRFARYLHDIGAVLFGIAVIPMFLMWLKEMLPRLWDIKWFMILGGYLSKEKKEIPAAKFNAGQKMWYWIATLGGIVMIITGAMMYFQDFDIALLNSLNLYQIDLLRLAVITHLFLAMLIVAFFLTHVYMSVFAIKGSLDSMIDGCKSEDELKYLHSVFYKKIIKEGKDKELAEKC from the coding sequence ATGAAAAAACTATTGCCTCTGATTGGCATATTTGCCTTTGCCGGAAACGTCCATTTAGCGGAGCCTAATCTGGCTCCCGTTAACAAAGGGAGTACTTTGATCTCACCTCAGATGATTGAAGCTATCCCGGCTTGGCGTAATTATGGAGAATTATTTTTATATCTCCAAACCCACTGGGTTAAATTACTTTTTTTAATTATCCTGATTGCAGTACCAACCGTATTTTTACTGCATTATTTAATTATAGGACCTAAAAAATTCTCCCATGAAGGAAGAAAGTTTTTAGTTTTCCCAAGCTGGCAGAGGATTATTCACTGGATTGCCGCACTTGGGTTTGTTTTAATAATACCAACCGGAATAATGATTATTTACGCAAAACTCTTCGGCGGAGGCACTCCGGTAAGATTTGCAAGGTATCTGCATGATATCGGGGCGGTACTTTTCGGTATTGCCGTTATCCCAATGTTTTTAATGTGGCTAAAAGAGATGCTACCGAGACTTTGGGATATTAAATGGTTTATGATTTTAGGCGGATACTTAAGCAAAGAAAAAAAAGAAATCCCCGCCGCCAAATTCAACGCAGGACAAAAAATGTGGTATTGGATTGCAACCCTTGGAGGTATTGTGATGATAATTACCGGTGCGATGATGTATTTTCAAGATTTCGACATAGCCCTCCTTAACAGCTTGAATTTATATCAGATCGATTTATTAAGACTTGCCGTAATTACTCATCTTTTTTTAGCGATGCTTATCGTCGCTTTTTTCTTAACACACGTTTATATGAGTGTTTTTGCGATAAAAGGCTCGCTTGACAGTATGATTGACGGATGTAAAAGTGAAGACGAATTAAAATATCTTCATTCCGTTTTTTACAAAAAAATAATTAAAGAAGGCAAAGACAAAGAACTTGCCGAAAAATGTTAA
- the wtpA gene encoding tungstate ABC transporter substrate-binding protein WtpA, with product MKKTLFLLGLTLSLFADKIVVFHAGSLSVPFSEIEKKFEAKYPQFDVIREAAGSRACARKITDLHKKADVMASADYKVIDNLLIPKYAEFNALFATNEMVIAFTPQSKYAEKINQNNWTDILLKPGVKVGHSNPNLDPCGYRSILVTKLAGIYYKKPDFYNKLLGYGDYYSSGEENTKKVIVRPKETDLLGLLEAGAYDYLFIYKSVAEQHGLKYIELPPEISLKSKKYADYYKQVSFKVTGKKPGSFIVKKGAPMVYGITVIKNAPNKKGAELFVSFVLSPEGQTIMKKNGQGVINPPVINGKWTENAK from the coding sequence ATGAAAAAAACGCTTTTCTTATTAGGTTTAACTTTGTCTCTTTTTGCAGACAAAATAGTGGTTTTTCATGCAGGAAGCCTTAGTGTTCCTTTTTCGGAAATTGAAAAAAAATTCGAAGCCAAATACCCCCAGTTTGATGTAATAAGAGAAGCGGCTGGAAGTCGTGCGTGTGCGAGAAAAATAACTGATCTTCATAAAAAAGCCGATGTAATGGCAAGTGCGGATTATAAGGTAATTGATAATCTTTTAATTCCTAAGTACGCTGAATTTAACGCACTTTTCGCAACAAACGAAATGGTGATAGCTTTTACACCGCAGTCAAAATACGCCGAGAAAATAAATCAAAACAATTGGACTGACATACTTTTAAAACCGGGTGTGAAAGTCGGACACTCAAACCCTAACCTTGACCCCTGCGGATACAGAAGTATACTCGTAACAAAACTCGCCGGTATTTATTACAAAAAACCCGATTTTTACAATAAACTCTTAGGATATGGGGATTACTACAGCAGCGGTGAAGAAAACACAAAAAAAGTAATAGTAAGACCGAAAGAAACCGATCTTTTGGGACTTTTGGAAGCCGGTGCGTACGATTATCTTTTTATTTACAAATCCGTAGCCGAGCAGCACGGTCTCAAATACATAGAACTTCCCCCAGAGATTAGCCTTAAAAGCAAAAAATACGCCGATTATTACAAACAGGTCAGTTTTAAAGTTACGGGCAAAAAACCTGGCAGCTTTATCGTAAAAAAAGGCGCCCCTATGGTATACGGCATTACCGTTATTAAAAACGCACCTAATAAAAAAGGAGCCGAACTCTTTGTAAGCTTCGTACTTTCACCCGAAGGTCAGACAATTATGAAAAAAAACGGCCAGGGTGTAATTAATCCTCCCGTTATAAACGGAAAATGGACGGAAAATGCAAAATAA